A region of Microbacterium suwonense DNA encodes the following proteins:
- a CDS encoding ABC transporter permease translates to MTNPAPPKTQLLQLSNRVPGGSRFWRRLLRQPSTLLALAWIAVVILCAVFAEMLAPFDPLQNNFVLDGVLQGPSAEHLLGTDDNGRDVLSRMIFGTRIMLSVGIGSVLIAMLIGVPIGLLIGYRGGWWDRIGSRFIDILDSLPGMLVAFAIIAILGRGLSSLMLAIGLIFCMNFARMSRAITLAERSRLYIDAAKVSGIGEFAILFRQILPNLLGPLVIQGAVLTGSAIIIESGLSFLGIGLQSAVPSWGGLLGLAASKLAIQPFLAIPPASRSC, encoded by the coding sequence GTGACGAATCCCGCCCCTCCCAAGACCCAGCTCTTGCAGCTCTCGAATCGCGTGCCAGGGGGATCCCGGTTCTGGCGTCGCCTGCTGAGGCAGCCGTCGACCCTGCTCGCACTCGCCTGGATCGCGGTGGTCATCCTCTGCGCGGTCTTCGCCGAGATGCTCGCCCCCTTCGACCCGCTCCAGAACAACTTCGTCCTCGACGGCGTGCTGCAGGGGCCCAGCGCCGAGCATCTGCTCGGAACCGACGACAACGGCCGCGATGTGCTCAGCCGCATGATCTTCGGCACGAGGATCATGCTCTCGGTCGGCATCGGCTCCGTGCTCATCGCCATGCTCATCGGCGTGCCGATCGGTCTGCTGATCGGGTACCGAGGCGGCTGGTGGGATCGCATCGGCTCGCGCTTCATCGACATCCTCGACTCCCTGCCCGGGATGCTGGTGGCATTCGCGATCATCGCCATCCTCGGCCGTGGGCTGTCGTCGCTGATGCTCGCGATCGGCTTGATCTTCTGCATGAACTTCGCACGCATGTCCCGTGCGATCACGTTGGCGGAGCGCAGCAGGCTCTATATCGACGCGGCGAAGGTGTCCGGCATCGGTGAGTTCGCGATCCTGTTCCGGCAGATCCTGCCCAATCTGCTCGGCCCGCTGGTGATCCAGGGCGCCGTGCTCACCGGTTCGGCGATCATCATCGAGTCGGGGCTCAGCTTCCTCGGCATCGGCCTGCAGTCGGCGGTGCCGTCCTGGGGCGGTCTGCTGGGTCTTGCCGCCTCGAAACTCGCGATCCAGCCCTTCCTCGCGATTCCCCCGGCATCGCGATCATGCTGA
- a CDS encoding dipeptide ABC transporter ATP-binding protein, which yields MLTVLSFNTIGDGVNDALSGEKHKFVKPVKRLAPAATAPADADAEVSPAAPALDIRDLDIVLGGAKDRVTLVKGVNLTIGRGEIVGLLGESGSGKSTLARAVLGLMQPGISIGSGQILLDGIDIAGLGEKDLRDIRGVRMAAVFQDPMASLSPVHTVGKQIMEPLRTHTSMTKREARAEAARLLTRVGVSNAESRLGDYPHQFSGGMAQRVAIALAIASKPEIIIADEATSALDVTTQAQVLDLLLDLRDEFGLSILFITHGLGVAAEACDRVVVMYQGEIVEDSDVRELFDAPQHPYTERLLAANPALHEPEPLAHVTGDGGLSYEGGSSTLPAYEPAGTPLLSVRELALEYGATGLGAKPTRVVEDVSFNIAAGETFGLVGESGSGKSTTGRAILRLLPIADGVVEFEGTDITSFGRHTPLGYRRQVQAVFQDPSMSLNPAQPVMRALTAAMTRHGIGDRAEREHLAETAFGQVGLSPDHLRRSPKELSGGQQQRVAIARALVLKPKLVVCDEAVSALDLLTQQQIMELLIQLQEETGMSYLFIAHDLGLVRNVCDRIAVMRSGRIVELAESERLFHDPQHPYTKRLLGATPADSPVGREERRRVRKAFNQAHIDGQVPLP from the coding sequence ATGCTGACCGTGCTCTCGTTCAACACGATCGGCGACGGCGTCAACGATGCCCTCTCCGGCGAGAAGCACAAGTTCGTCAAGCCGGTCAAGCGGCTCGCACCGGCAGCGACCGCTCCTGCCGACGCGGATGCCGAGGTCTCGCCGGCGGCACCGGCGCTGGACATCCGCGACCTCGACATCGTGCTGGGCGGCGCGAAGGACAGGGTCACGCTCGTCAAGGGCGTGAACCTCACCATCGGCAGGGGCGAGATCGTCGGACTGCTCGGAGAATCCGGGTCGGGGAAGTCGACCCTGGCGAGGGCCGTCCTGGGTCTCATGCAGCCCGGGATCAGCATCGGCTCCGGTCAGATCCTGCTGGACGGCATCGACATCGCCGGGCTCGGAGAGAAGGACCTGCGCGACATCCGCGGTGTGCGCATGGCGGCCGTCTTCCAGGACCCGATGGCGTCGCTCTCGCCCGTGCACACGGTCGGCAAGCAGATCATGGAGCCGCTGCGCACCCACACGAGCATGACGAAGCGCGAAGCCCGCGCTGAGGCGGCGCGCCTGCTGACCCGGGTGGGCGTCAGCAACGCCGAGTCGCGCCTCGGCGACTACCCGCACCAGTTCTCCGGCGGCATGGCGCAGCGCGTGGCGATCGCCCTCGCCATCGCGTCGAAGCCGGAGATCATCATCGCCGATGAGGCCACCAGCGCTCTCGACGTCACCACCCAGGCGCAGGTGCTCGACCTGCTGCTCGATCTGCGCGACGAATTCGGTCTGAGCATCCTGTTCATCACCCACGGGCTGGGCGTCGCCGCCGAAGCGTGCGACCGTGTCGTCGTCATGTACCAGGGCGAGATCGTCGAGGACAGCGATGTCCGCGAGCTCTTCGACGCGCCGCAGCACCCCTACACCGAACGGCTGCTCGCCGCGAATCCGGCGCTGCACGAACCCGAGCCGCTGGCGCACGTGACCGGCGACGGCGGGCTGTCGTACGAGGGCGGTTCATCGACGCTGCCCGCATACGAGCCAGCCGGAACCCCGCTGCTCAGCGTGCGCGAGCTCGCACTCGAGTACGGCGCCACCGGCCTCGGGGCGAAGCCCACACGAGTCGTCGAGGATGTGAGCTTCAACATCGCCGCCGGCGAGACCTTCGGCCTCGTCGGGGAGTCGGGCTCGGGCAAGTCGACGACGGGACGGGCCATCCTGCGCCTGCTGCCCATCGCCGACGGTGTCGTGGAGTTCGAGGGCACCGACATCACGAGCTTCGGCCGGCACACTCCGCTCGGGTACCGCCGTCAGGTGCAGGCGGTGTTCCAGGATCCGTCCATGTCGTTGAATCCCGCCCAGCCGGTGATGCGAGCCCTCACGGCGGCGATGACACGCCACGGCATCGGCGATCGCGCGGAGCGGGAGCACCTCGCCGAGACGGCGTTCGGTCAGGTCGGGCTCAGCCCGGATCACCTGCGCCGCAGCCCGAAGGAGCTCTCCGGCGGTCAGCAGCAGCGCGTCGCGATCGCTCGGGCTCTGGTGCTCAAGCCGAAGCTCGTCGTCTGCGACGAGGCTGTCAGCGCGCTCGATCTGCTCACGCAGCAGCAGATCATGGAACTGCTGATCCAGCTCCAGGAGGAGACCGGGATGAGCTACCTGTTCATCGCGCACGACCTCGGGCTCGTCCGCAATGTCTGCGACCGCATCGCCGTGATGCGTTCCGGGCGGATCGTCGAGCTCGCCGAGAGCGAGCGGCTGTTCCACGATCCACAGCATCCGTACACCAAGCGCCTGCTGGGCGCGACGCCTGCCGACTCGCCCGTCGGACGCGAGGAGCGGCGGCGCGTGCGGAAGGCGTTCAACCAGGCGCACATCGACGGGCAGGTGCCGCTGCCGTGA